A window of Juglans regia cultivar Chandler chromosome 7, Walnut 2.0, whole genome shotgun sequence contains these coding sequences:
- the LOC109021559 gene encoding methionine adenosyltransferase 2 subunit beta: MVKKRVLVVGGTGYLGQHLLQGFSEIQGDPFDLAFTYHSNLPQALLDALPYLLAFHVDLKTGQGFEAISQTFGQPDVVVNCAALSAPRACEMDPSAAMSINVPSSLVTWLSNFKETSTLLIQLSTDQVYEGVKSFYKEEDETVPVNVYGESKVAAEKYVSEKCLNFAILRSSIIFGPQTISPVPKSLPIQWIDGVLSKGEKMEFFHDEFRCPVYVKDVVTIIQVLTSRWMSEAKQMQLLLNVGGPDRVSRLQMAEAVAHIRGYDISLIKPVSASSVDRGVKSPSDISMNIDKLVQTLTISPISFIDGVRLTLTTEAKS; encoded by the exons ATGGTTAAGAAGAGAGTTTTGGTGGTGGGAGGCACGGGATACTTGGGACAACACCTATTGCAAGGCTTTTCAGAGATCCAAGGTGACCCATTTGATCTGGCATTCACGTACCACTCAAATCTCCCTCAGGCTTTGCTTGATGCCCTTCCTTATTTGCTCGCTTTCCATGTTGATCTCAAAACCGGACAAGGGTTTGAAGCCATTTCACAAACATTTGGCCAG CCTGATGTGGTTGTGAATTGTGCTGCACTCTCTGCACCTCGTGCCTGTGAAATGGATCCATCTGCTGCCATGTCCATTAATGTGCCATCTTCTCTTGTGACTTggttatcaaattttaaagagacTAGTACCCTTCTAATTCAATTGTCAACTGATCAAG TTTATGAAGGGGTGAAGTCCTTCtacaaggaagaagatgaaactGTGCCTGTGAATGTTTATGGGGAATCTAAGGTGGCAGCAGAGAAGTATGTTTCTGAAAAATGCTTGAACTTTGCAATACTGAGAAGCAGTATCATTTTTGGGCCGCAGACAATCTCACCTGTTCCAAAATCTCTTCCAATTCAG TGGATTGATGGTGTTCTCTCCAAAGGAGAAAAAATGGAGTTCTTTCATGATGAGTTTCGCTGCCCAGTTTATGTCAAGGACGTTGTGACAATTATACAAGTTTTGACGAGCAGATGGATGTCAG AGGCGAAGCAAATGCAATTGCTACTAAATGTTGGCGGACCCGATAGGGTATCCCGTTTACAAATGGCCGAGGCTGTGGCACATATCAGAGGATACGACATCTCCTTGATCAAGCCAGTGTCTGCATCATCG GTTGATCGAGGCGTCAAGTCCCCATCTGACATATCCATGAACATAGACAAGCTAGTTCAGACCCTAACTATTTCCCCCATTTCATTCATAGATGGTGTCAGATTGACACTCACTACTGAAGCTAAATCTTGA